Proteins encoded together in one Mastomys coucha isolate ucsf_1 unplaced genomic scaffold, UCSF_Mcou_1 pScaffold16, whole genome shotgun sequence window:
- the Eps8l3 gene encoding epidermal growth factor receptor kinase substrate 8-like protein 3 produces the protein MSFPGCVLGSWITCFSTSLRNHLHTVTPQPFKEAALSSVDMSRPSSRAIYLHRKEYSQSLASEPTLLQHRVEHLMTCKLGTQRVREPKDALQKLQEMDAQGRVWSQDLFLQVRDGWLQLLDIETKEDLDSYRLDNIKAIDVALNTCSYNSILSVTVQESGLPGISTLLFQCQEVGAEQLRTSLQKALEEELEERPRFGVHHPSQDRWKGPPLERPLPIQQAPPPEQRFSPEHRFPPEQPLNMTSERSISPSSRSLTRYPSAREPNGFTLPPPPRRAPSPEDPERDEEVLTHVLRDIELFAGKLKEIQAKGSHKKTRLGRKKKKSEKGVTEAEYIDCFQKIKFSFNLLGKLALRLQETSAPEFVGLIFQTLKFILSQCPEPGLAAKVISPLLTPKAIDLLHSCLSPPENTLWKSLGTAWTTSWVDWQGSEPPPYQPIFYDGWQIPQPRSMKPLRNQDSISLRRSRMSSSQHFPQDEPYNHILEYEDSNLPPSSPSPGRAALKMQVLYEFEARNGQELTVAQGEILEILDQSKRWWLVKNEAGLTGYIPSNILEPLPAGAPQGHRQSSFRAPMLRLSSKPEEVTAWLQAENFSTVTVRTLGSLVGSQLLHMRPGELQMLCPQEAPRIQARLEAVRRMLGMTH, from the exons GAAGCTGCCCTCAGCAGTGTCGACATGTCCCGGCCCAGCAGCAGAGCCATCTACC TGCACCGGAAGGAATATTCCCAGAGCTTGGCCTCAGAACCTACCCTCTTGCAGCACAGGGTGGAG CATCTGATGACATGTAAGCTGGGGACACAGAGAGTCCGGGAGCCCAAGGATGCCCTACAGAAGCTTCAGGAGATGGATGCCCAGGGCCGAGTGTGGAGCCAAGACCTGTTCCTGCAGGTCAGGGATGGCTGGCTCCAGCTGCTGGACATTGAGACTAAG GAGGACCTGGATTCTTACCGCCTGGACAACATCAAGGCCATAGACGTAGCCCTTAACACCTGCTCCTACAACTCCATCTTATCTGTCACTGTGCAGGAGTCTGGCCTGCCAGGCATCAGCACTTTGCTGTTCCAATGCCAGGAAGTAGGG GCAGAGCAGCTGAGGACAAGCCTGCAGAAGGCCCTGGAAGAAGAACTAGAAGAAAG ACCTCGATTTGGAGTCCATCATCCAAGCCAGGACAGATGGAAGGGGCCTCCTCTGGAAAGGCCACTCCCTATACAACAGGCACCCCCTCCGGAGCAGAGGTTCTCTCCAGAGCACAGGTTCCCTCCAGAACAGCCACTGAACATGACCTCAGAACGCA GCATCTCACCATCCTCAAGGTCCCTGACACGCTACCCAAGTGCTCGAGAACCCAATGGCTtcactctgcctcctcctccgAGGCGTGCTCCTTCTCCTGAGGACCCAGAAAGGGATGAG GAGGTGCTGACCCATGTCCTAAGAGACATTGAGCTGTTTGCTGGGAAGCTGAAGGAGATCCAGGCAAAAGGCAGTCATAAGAAGACAAGActtgggagaaaaaagaaaaagtctgaaAAGG GGGTAACAGAAGCAGAGTACATAGACTGCTTCCAGAAGATCAAGTTTAGCTTCAACCTCTTG GGGAAGCTGGCCTTGCGGCTACAGGAAACAAGCGCCCCTGAGTTCGTGGGCCTCATCTTCCAAACCCTGAAATTC ATCCTATCTCAGTGTCCTGAGCCTGGCCTTGCAGCCAAAGTGATTTCCCCTCTCCTCACCCCCAAAGCAATAGACCTGCTGCACTCCTGTCTAAGCCCACCCGAGAACACTCTCTGGAAGTCACTAGGCACAGCCTGGACCACCAGCTG GGTTGACTGGCAAGGCAGCGAACCACCACCCTACCAACCCATATTCTACGATGGCTGGCAGATTCCACAGCCCCGTTCCATG AAACCCCTAAGAAACCAGGATTCGATTTCCCTCCG ACGTTCTAGGATGTCCAGCAGCCAACACTTCCCTCAGGATGAGCCGTACAACCATATCCTTGAATACGAGGACTCAAACCTCCCaccctccagccccagccctggcaGAGCAGCCCTGAAAATGCAAGTCCTGTACGAGTTTGAAGCAAGGAATGGCCAAGAACTGACTGTGGCACAGGGAGAGATTCTGGAG ATTCTGGACCAGAGCAAGCGATGGTGGCTGGTGAAGAACGAAGCAGGACTGACTGGTTACATTCCCAGCAATATCCTGGAGCCCTTGCCAGCCGGAGCCCCACAAGGCCACCGGCAATCATCCTTTAGG GCCCCAATGCTTCGCCTTAGCTCAAAGCCTGAGGAGGTCACGGCCTGGCTAcaagcagagaacttctccactGT CACTGTAAGGACCCTCGGGTCCCTAGTGGGAAGCCAGCTACTTCACATGAGACCTGGAGAGCTGCAGATGCTGTGTCCACAGGAGGCTCCACGGATCCAGGCCCGGCTGGAGGCAGTCAGAAGGATGCTGGGG ATGACTCATTAG
- the Gstm3 gene encoding glutathione S-transferase Mu 3 gives MSSKSMVLGYWDIRGLAHAIRMLLEFTDTRYEEKRYTCGEAPDYDKSQWLDVKFKLDLDFPNLPYLMDGKNKITQSNAILRYIARKHNMCGDTEEEKIRVDIMENQIMDFRMQLVRLCYSSNHETLKPQYLEQLPTQLKQFSLFLGKFTWFAGEKLTFVDFLTYDVLDQNRMFEPKCLDEFPNLKAFMCRFEALEKIAEFLQSERVFKMPVNNKMAKWGNKCLC, from the exons ATGTCATCCAAATCTATGGTTCTGGGTTACTGGGATATCCGCGGG CTGGCTCATGCCATCCGCATGCTCCTGGAGTTTACTGATACCCGCTATGAGGAGAAACGGTACACGTGTGGGGAAG CTCCTGACTATGATAAAAGCCAATGGCTGGACGTGAAATTCAAGCTAGATCTGGATTTTCCTAAC CTGCCCTACCTTATGGATGGGAAGAACAAGATCACCCAGAGTAACGCCATCTTGCGGTACATCGCACGCAAGCACAACATGT GTGGGgacactgaagaagaaaagataCGAGTGGACATCATGGAGAACCAGATAATGGACTTCCGCATGCAGCTGGTTCGGCTCTGCTACAGTTCTAACCAT GAAACCCTGAAGCCTCAGTACTTGGAACAGCTACCAACACAGCTGAAGCAATTCTCATTGTTCCTGGGGAAATTCACATGGTTTGCAGgagaaaag CTGACCTTTGTGGATTTTCTCACCTATGATGTCTTGGACCAGAACCGTATGTTTGAGCCCAAGTGCTTGGATGAGTTCCCAAACCTGAAGGCTTTCATGTGCCGTTTTGAG GCTTTGGAGAAGATTGCCGAATTCCTGCAGTCTGAACGCGTCTTCAAGATGCCAGTCAATAACAAGATGGCCAAGTGGGGTAACAAGTGCTTATGCTGA
- the LOC116094251 gene encoding LOW QUALITY PROTEIN: glutathione S-transferase Mu 2-like (The sequence of the model RefSeq protein was modified relative to this genomic sequence to represent the inferred CDS: inserted 2 bases in 1 codon): protein MPMTLGYWDIRGLGHAIRLLLEYTDSSYEEKRYTMGDAPDFDRSQWLNEKFKLGLDFPNLPYLIDGSHKITQSNAILRYLGRKHNLCGETEEERLRVDILENHSVXQLAMVCYSPEFEKRKPEFLEGLPEKMKLYSDFLGEQPWFTGDKITYVDFLIYDVLDRHRIFEPKCLDAFPNLKDFLDRFEALKNISAYMKSSRFLSGPMYLKTALWGNK from the exons ATGCCTATGACTCTGGGTTACTGGGACATTCGTGGG TTGGGTCACGCTATCCGGCTGCTCCTGGAATACACAGACTCAAGCTATGAGGAGAAGAGATACACCATGGGCGACG CTCCTGACTTTGACAGAAGCCAGTGGCTGAATGAGAAATTCAAGCTAGGCCTGGATTTTCCTAAT CTGCCCTACTTAATTGACGGGTCACACAAGATCACCCAGAGCAATGCCATCCTGCGCTACCTTGGCCGCAAGCACAACCTGT gtggagagacagaggaggagaggctCCGTGTGGACATTTTGGAGAACCACTCGGT GCAGCTTGCAATGGTCTGCTACAGCCCTGAGTTT GAGAAACGGAAGCCAGAATTCTTAGAGGGTCTCCCTGAGAAGATGAAGCTCTACTCTGATTTCCTGGGCGAGCAGCCATGGTTTACCGGGGACAAG ATCACCTATGTGGATTTCCTCATCTATGATGTCCTTGATAGACACCGTATATTTGAGCCCAAGTGCCTGGACGCCTTCCCAAACCTGAAGGACTTCCTGGATCGCTTTGAG GCCCTGAAGAACATCTCTGCCTACATGAAGTCTAGCCGCTTCCTTTCAGGTCCCATGTATTTGAAGACAGCCCTGTGGGGTAACAAGTAG